ATTCTACTATTCATTATATTAAGTATATTATGGCATTTTTAGGAAGAATGTTCAGATTTTGCTCAAATATATCCCCCTTTTAGAAACAATAAAAACCGGACAAGCCTTATTGTCCAGTTTTTTAAGGAATTAGCGCTTGTAATATGACAAGACTCGTTCGATTTTATTACCGAGATCAGCCAACTCTTCCACTCGAGGAAGATAGACAATACGGAAGTGATCTGGTTCATTCCAGTTAAAGCCTTTACCTGGAACTAGGAGAACCTTCTCCTTCTTCAAGAGACGAAGACAGAATTCTTCATCATCTTCAATATCATACATGTTACGGTCAATCCTAGGGAAGATGTAAAGCCCTGCATCTGGCTTAACAGCTGATAGCCCTGGAATAGCGTTTACGGTATTCGTGATAAACTCACGTTGTTCATAGATACGCCCTCCAGGAATCAAGAGCTCATCAACGGATTGGTAGCCACCAAGTGAAGTCTGAATAACGTGTTGAGAGAGCACGTTGGCACAGAGACGCATGTTAGCCAACATATTAAGCCCTTCAATATAGCCTTTGACATTCTTTTTAGGTCCAGAGAGAACCATCCAACCCACACGGAAACCACAGATGCGGTGAGACTTAGAAAGACCATTCATAGACACGCAGAAGACATCTGGTGCAAGACTAGCGATTGCAGTATGTTTCTTACCATCCATAACCAAGCGGTCATAAATCTCATCCGCAAAGATAATCAAATCATTTTGTCGAGCAATATCCACAATCTGTTCAAGAACATCCTTAGGATAGAGCGAACCTGTAGGATTATTGGGATTGATGACTACAATTGCCTTAGTATTTGATGTAATCTTTGATTTGATATCATCAATATCTGGATACCAGTTAGATTTTTCATCACATACATAGTGTACGGCATTACCGCCTGCTAGACTGACACAGGCTGTCCAAAGAGGATAATCTGGCATTGGGACCAAGACCTCATCTCCATCATCAAGCAAGGCCTGCATAGATATGGAAATCATCTCTGAAACACCATTACCAATATAAATATCATCAATATCTACATTTGGGAATCCCTTTAACTGGCAATACTGCATAATCGCCTTACGAGCTGAGAAAATCCCTTTACTATCCGAATACCCTTCACTGTTACGAACATTCATAATTAAATCACGAATGACTTCATCCGGTGCTGTAAAGCCAAATTCCGCAGGATTTCCCGTATTAAGACGAAGAATCTTTTCACCGTTAGCAATCATACGGTTGGCTTCATCCAAAACTGGTCCACGAATATCATAGGCAACGTGTTCCAACTTTGATGATTTATCAAATGTTTTCATAAGTTAATCCTTTCAAAAGATACTAAAAGCAGATACATCTAGCAGAAAATAAGAAAATTCAACACCTGATGGGGATTTCCACTTTTATTGACACCAACTTTATTTAGGCTCAGCCATTTGGTATCATTTCTGAAGACTTGTCTTCCTATTGTTTAATTATCATATTTCTTACGAAGCTAATAACAGATTGTATTATACCTCTTTTTCATGCAATCTTCAATTTTTAGATAATACTGAAATCTTCACATTACTACGGACATCCTAAAGTAAGCAGTCAAAAAAAGATTTCAGAAAATCCATAACAACGCTTTCATTTTTTTGATTAAAGGAGTATAATAAAGCTAAAGATAGGAGGTAGAGCTTATGTCTCAACAATATGAACGTATTATGGTAGCTATCGACGGTTCTTACGAATCAGAACTGGCCTTTATTAAAGGTGTGCACGTTGCAAAACGTAATAATGCTCAGTTACTATTGGTACACGTTATCGATACACGCGCCCTTCAAAGCGTTGCGACTTTCGACTCTTATATCTATGAAAAACTAGAAGACGAAGCTAAAGCTGTTTTGGCTGACTTTGAACGCCAAGCCAGAGAAGCTGGTTTAACCAAGATTCGCAAAGTTATTGAGTTCGGTAATCCTAAGAGCCTCTTGGCTGTTGATATCCCTGATAAGGAAAATGTTGACCTTATTATGGTTGGTGCCACTGGTCTCAATACTTTTGAACGCTTGCTTATTGGTTCATCTTCTGAATACATTCTCCGTCACGCAAAAGTTGACTTGCTCATTGTTCGTGACTCTGAAAAAACACTTTAGTCACCTCTCACAAGCACCTCTGGTGCTTTTTTCATATGAAAAAGAACCGAGATTTTAACTCTCAGTTCTTTTTTTGTTCTATTTTTCAGACTTTGCTGATTCAGACATCACTTCTGACTCTGAAGTTGACTGGCTTTCTTCGACCAAGTCTTCACTAGCAGATTGACTTGAGGCACCTGCTTGCTCCAAAGCAAGGCTAGTTGAAAGGCTCTCACGCTCTGCTTCCTGACTAAGGCTAGCTTCAACAATCATGAGTTCCTTTTGACGTTCTGTTTCACGAAGGTATTCACGTTCTTCTAGCTCTTCCTGACGACGTCTTTCCTGCTCAAGTCTTTGAGCTTTTTGACGCTCACGCTTAGCATGACGTTTTTGCGTCTCATCAATCAAGACCTTAGTGTTATCTTTAATATGCATCCACTTAATAAGACGAACCAAGAGTCTCCATAGGAAAACAATAATCGATTCTGCGAAAAGAAGAATCTCAACCAGAATAACACCTAGCAAGCTCCAAGCCATGAAGAGTGTAATCAATAATTGCGTGAAAATCTTCTTCAAGTCACCCAAATGATTGTTGTGAATATTAAGAGTCTCAAGGAAAAGATCTAAAATTCCTTGCAAGAGGTGTGATTTAACAGATTTGTCTCCCTCTAAGCTCAAGTCCGTTTGAACTTCTGCTGGAGTAACAACGGTCAAGTCCCCATCTTGGTAGACATCAATACGGTCTCCTAATTTTATATCAAAATCAAAAAGCTTGCGATCTATTTTCTTAAGTCGCCCGTCAGGATGACTGAGATAAACAAAGTCATCATCAAATTTTAAAATACGAAACATAATTTACCTGCTCTTTATTGCTCCTTAAATAATAGC
The DNA window shown above is from Streptococcus salivarius and carries:
- a CDS encoding universal stress protein, with protein sequence MSQQYERIMVAIDGSYESELAFIKGVHVAKRNNAQLLLVHVIDTRALQSVATFDSYIYEKLEDEAKAVLADFERQAREAGLTKIRKVIEFGNPKSLLAVDIPDKENVDLIMVGATGLNTFERLLIGSSSEYILRHAKVDLLIVRDSEKTL
- a CDS encoding pyridoxal phosphate-dependent aminotransferase; the encoded protein is MKTFDKSSKLEHVAYDIRGPVLDEANRMIANGEKILRLNTGNPAEFGFTAPDEVIRDLIMNVRNSEGYSDSKGIFSARKAIMQYCQLKGFPNVDIDDIYIGNGVSEMISISMQALLDDGDEVLVPMPDYPLWTACVSLAGGNAVHYVCDEKSNWYPDIDDIKSKITSNTKAIVVINPNNPTGSLYPKDVLEQIVDIARQNDLIIFADEIYDRLVMDGKKHTAIASLAPDVFCVSMNGLSKSHRICGFRVGWMVLSGPKKNVKGYIEGLNMLANMRLCANVLSQHVIQTSLGGYQSVDELLIPGGRIYEQREFITNTVNAIPGLSAVKPDAGLYIFPRIDRNMYDIEDDEEFCLRLLKKEKVLLVPGKGFNWNEPDHFRIVYLPRVEELADLGNKIERVLSYYKR